The Biomphalaria glabrata chromosome 1, xgBioGlab47.1, whole genome shotgun sequence sequence ACTGAATGATATTCCTTGTGTACATTCACAGTAACGTTGGATACAGGCTTTACAAATTTGAttccagggaagaaggagcacttgtcctagcatataatCATTACATGGCACAATATTGTCATTGCCTGAAGTAGTAATGGATATAagtactccactacctataaaatgcttcctaatggcatgcatctcaaatagccACCGACAACAAGTCCAACTTctggccttcatgtgtggctcagatattgagtcagGCAGAACCgttttcactaacagaaggAGAAGACGAGTAACTGGCACCTAAACCAGTTATATTCAAggaggaggggctcgttagccattgctggctacccacctagtaGAAGGAAAACTCAAATTCATACCTCTGCTGCCATGCAGCTATTCTATAGCAATTAGGGCTTCGGGAGTCAGCCCTGAGGAAATATTAAAACCCAGCCAAATAACCTTTAGGCAATGCCACTGATGTCAAACTGTATTGTCACTTGCAGTTTATAGTTTATTATGGCTGGAACACCTTCTTTTCTTTGAATAAACATACTCTTTTAGCCTGTGAATTAGTCATTAGTGTGTACacgttacaatgaaatttcatgGCCcattctctctccttttctttctctggaacccccattttgttgtctttttaacATGCGCACCATAATTTCTCAGACAtagacttgatttggaaagagaCGCTTCAtaaagcgcccccccccccccgcccggcTCATATTTTAGGCCCGTAATTGTAGTAACACTTTTACTTACTGCTCCCTACCCCCATTCCCcaccaacaacaaaaagtacattatttttttttagttaaagaaGTAGACATTAGACACTTTTATGACTTTTACTTTAGTAGAgagtatatttattattattaatattattcaaaatttattcttttagttttattgcTGCTTTTAAGTTTTTTACTTTTCAGTTTGAGTTTTCTTCTGTCCTGAGAGGCGTTTCTAAAGTTCTAGACCACTAGATCTATTCTTTTCactatctagatatagattgaCTAGACCTATGCCTATCTAGaattatcaatttttttaaaatcgatctaggcctagatctatataagaaTTAAGATACACTctggctctagatctagacctctaTCTCTCTAGACACAGACTAGGACGACTAGGTATAATTGTAAATTTGCGCCCTCGATAATTATCTTTCAATTATGAAGAGTTTCAATACAggctcaaaccccccccccccctcaatgcACTAAActatacatatagatctagatctgatacGTACTCATCATTGTGTACTATGAATAcacatctagatatagatctagagtctagatcttgatATTAAATGTGTAAATGCATTTTATAGATCTGTAGTAGATTTccatgctagatctagatctatgcagTCTAGTgtctacacattttttaaaaccctgtgtgtagatcacagacctatattatttctatgtctatgacttatatctattttattttgtcttatgAAGAGCTCTACATCTCAACTACCACCACAACATTTACATTGACTTGAGCATGAACTTAGTAttagtatagattctagatctgttTAGTTCTGCTATAGATTTACCATCATTTAGTTTATTGCTAGTCTCTAGAatactacagactagatctgtAGACTCTTAGTAGATCTAACCATCTgatcttactagatctagagatagagTTAAGAGTATCTAAGATCACTATCTAAGATCTATTAACAACAttatttatgattattattCATCATTATTGATTTGAATTGTAACATTGTTCAATTGATAATTGATTGAGTACTAGTAATAAGTAGTATTGTCAGTATTGAGTCTTGACTCATTGAGAgaacaaatttgaaaattaaaatgtcgGAGATTCCAGATGAGGTAAATTAACATAACAACTTCTacttctagactctagtctagagtctacttctacaagtgcacattctagactagagtctagtaatATTATTATAAGTTAGTCTAGCTCTAGTCATAATAATTTATCAATATGATTATGAtttgatttataatataatagatctacttgtagACTAGAATTAGTAGACAGTAGTGAGTAGAATTAGTGAATTAGAATACTAAGAAtcttgtactagatctagttgtagaatctagatcctagatctagactagaagtttttttctagataaaaaaaaaattagattctagtcaatctagatctaaccagGGCATAATTCTAATGTCATTCCCCTATAATTAATACTTAGTCCTGgcctatagactatagtagtACTATAGACTCACTATAGAGTAGTAATAGAGTAAAAGATGTTTATTGGCCATGCTAAGTCAAGCTCtggacattttttgtttcaaaattcaTAATTCTGTAATTGTCTGACCTATTAAAACACTGAATGAATTTGTCATTCTTTTGTCTATAATAATAGCtattttgtaaatgtatctCACTACgcatagttaaaattaaatcgGATGTGAAGAGGGGTAGGGTCAGTTTTGTACATTTTTGACATGATTTTTTTCCCTGTAAAAGTTGTGGGCCCATTTCAGAGATTTATCAGAcacattaatatcattaaaggaaatatatataaaatatgttaTTAAGAAATTTCatccttaattttatttttattttgtacattggCGCAACGACATAAGCCATTGTCACTTTTCAAACACTCCACGCTTTCATTCTTAGCTTGTAACTGACATCACATTAAGGCCACTACTTTGGGCCTAGCCTAGCTGGTCGCACtagggaaaaaaattgtttttgttgcgGGGGAGAAGaggaggattttttttcccgTAGCACAACTCCACTACCGCAGTGCATACCTGTCACAACTTAGCCTTCTTGGTACCATTAACTGGTCGATCGATAATTGCTAGTCTTCTGCtctctctcacctgtttttttttagagcatcTCCACACTTAGGGGACACGGAAAAAATGGAGAGGGAGGAGGCTTCGTACCAGACCTGCCTGCCGTTACGCAAAAAGCATATTcattacgcaaaatctcccaaaaattaCCACCAGTATGCAAATACAAATTTAACCTGTcacgttacgcatttcgtatccttttttttcctctttagactagcttacgagcgttTGCGGCGGTCACGCTTAGCCGTcatttatggggggggggaatatatatattattattgacaAAATAGTCGATCTCACAAGTGTTACACATTCTGGTGCCACAATACGCATTTTGACTATCAGTGTTacacatttggacttttttagGTAGGAAGGTCTGTTTCATACTCTCTTTTGATTTTGACAATCTCTTAGACCACACATAGCACTCTAAGTTTGTATATACTTATGACTAGCCCAGTGCTTTTCAATAATTGTtactgtgactttttttttccagctgtTTATTGATGCTAATCTATTATTGCATAACTTTGTGCACTCATGAATCATAACATttgtacatatatatgtgttgcctattaaatgtttttaaaaaaaaatggttatacTTTTTGCATACATCACATtagctttttttgtaaatatattatgaatttttttttttttttagtgaaacaTTAACAAAtccacacataaacacatacataacttaaatatacattttgtactATATTATTTTGGCAAACAACAAAATTGTTtgtataattgtttaaaaaaacaaccaattttttttatttccccttCTTTACTGtgtcaagttatttccctttgatgaCTCGTGTCATATGACAATATATTTTCATATTCAGAAAAGGTAAAATTTATTGGCCTCCCCCTATTTACATGTTTAAGTGGGAAAGGAAAGTCTGAGTTGTGAAATTTTTCTGTTTCTATGTCTATTTAGAAGCATTATAATATCTGGTTTTTAAGTGGCTAATGCATCTAGGGGCTTAAAAATCGTGTATCTCCATCTTCCCCTTGGGAAAAAAAGGTCAGTTTTACACTTGTCTACTTTGGCCCCAAATAAAATTACTTTCTCTCAATTAAAAAGGGAGCTGAAGTGTGACAAAATGGTGCATGCGCAATATTTATGAGGAAGTTGGgtagtaaacattcaaataaagaagatataataataatacagtgAGGTGTCCGATGAGAAAGACGAAATCCAGGTGGCCGACAAACATcttttattctagatctaaataataaggggcctatttaaaaaagaagaaaaattggTATTAATATAAATGGTAAGATAAGCAAATATGTTtctatataattttaagaatatgcataaaaaaatgcaaatgttgaagtaacatctgtattatataagaagaagaagaagtagggtggactcgggggcgccctaaaaaatccctaaattcaatatcccagtcttcagaaAGTATATGTCAACataacttcttttttaaaattgtgaatGATAGTTAtatgtcaaatttttattttgcctttaaaaaattccaatgaaaatatataaatgtcatAAAGCAGCATGACCATGATTGATATGACCATAATATTGATAGTTTGGCACTAGGAAATGGAATGCTAAGGATTAAAAAAGTGATTATTGATAGAACTATGCTATTGTTGTTCATTCCTTCCTTACTTGTAGTGTTTGTCAGAATTAATTTTACAActtcatttaaaacaaacaggAACATAGACCACTTACACTGCTGGGGATGGAATAAGTAACGGGATTGGCAAGCAATAATTTAACAAGCATTTAAAAgacttattgttattttttaaaatttaaaaaactaagtAATGTTTTATAGTAGTATACCTAATTATAAGTGATTACCTCTTCGTcttgaacatttttgtttgtgatgTTTACTTCCAGGGCCAAGAGTTTAAACTTCAAGCCAATTCAGAACTTCGCTTTGAAGTGGAAGCTAAAGCAATGGTAGAAATTGAGGTAACATATGTATTAGTAGTCAATTAATATCTTCAATTTACCTAAtctaataactaaaaaaaatttttttataggtTAACTTGGTATGGTATTTTTACAACTTCATAACCTTGTGCTGTAATcatcaaaaaaatcaaaagaagacatttttaaaacatttcccAGACCAATAACTGGCTGGGAGGTGCATAcaaattttttcttcttgtgGGACATCAATACAGACAAAAGTTTGAGGAAAAAAGTTTGCGAGTCTGGAGCTATGGTATGTTTCCAAAAATGATGATGGTGGAATGTCGATTTGTAGAGCTGCCAGTTTTATCAGTGAATGCATAGATTACTACATCTAGGTAAATCTCCAAACCATCTGCAATGTTAATGTGGGCAGTGACTCATCCATTTTCTATAACGTTATATTAACGCAAACCTTTAGATATTAACACTGCTTGCTCATTTAGTTAGTGGACCTATTTTTTGCTATTATTTTAGCAGCATTCAATAGACTCCTTCTTATTTAATGCAAATAATTCTTAGTGCTTAGCACTTTTTATCAATCTGTATGAAAAAGTCCTTGAGCCATAACATTTCAGCCAAAAACTACTGTCAACATGTGATCAAACTTCCAAGCAGTGATCAGAACTCTTTGCCTATGCTATCCACTTCATTTATGACTGCTACTGCATATTTCCTTGAGGCTTGTTCTGTGACCTCTGGAAGTGTTTACACACTGTTAATTCTTGGTCCTCTTTGGTAACATCATCACTCTAAGATTGAGAATTTAAAGAATGACCAGCTGAGAATGAACAACAAACATACTGTCTCTGCTTTATCTCTAACCGCCACTTACTTGTGTATGAGCAATACTTTTTATAGCATGGGGCTCCTTTCTTATTTCCTAAGTCTTTATCATCTGTCTTCCCAACTGTTAGGAAGTTAACCAGGTCAACATACTTTGTCAAAGACTTGCAAACCATTCAGATACTGGCACTGTATATAGGTGCTTTGGAATTTATCTGCCACACTCATCACAAAAATGCCCAGCACAGCCTAAGTGTAGGAGGTCCAGAATAGTCAGAGATTCCTGTTTTTAGAGCAACCCAATGGAATAGATTTACATTTGTGACCTGGCTACACCACATAGAGGCTGTGAAGCCTTTCCCCTAAGTAAACTGTTATTTTGTTGtagacatatttttattttgaatcatcttaaaactaaattttttttacatttacaatctttaaaaataaatatttagtacATTTACAAtccttaaaaataaatttttaatacataaatGTACTAATTGAATTTTCCTGTATAGTTTTTGTGAAATTTTACAGATGATTGAAGGTCAGGCAGAAATGTTTGGCACTGAATTGGCAAAGAATAGAAAATATTCCTTTGTTTCAGGGAGTAAGATTGCTATTTTCACTTGGCACGGTTGTGTTCTACAGGTAATTGTCAAAAACACACGACTGATCTTTGTATTATAtactaaactaaaaaataatattttaatgactAAGTTTACTatgaattgtttaaaatatattattaaatgtattgtaataagaattaatCACAAACTAATATGCACTTGAAATTGtataataatacaaagaaacatcTCTTGAGCATCCCATACATGTTTAAGTGTTTTAATTGCCTCTTTGCTGTCTGTTGCACAATAATGCTTTTCAAAAGTTTGGTTAAAATTAGAACATAAAAAGGAAGACAACAAACTGATTGTTTAGgcttaaataaaatgtttatattctttttatctAGTTTTATTTAgcctagttttttttaaagggcttGTCTAAACCCAGTTCTTATCCAATGTCTAGCTTTTATAAATCTATCTGGTCTATCTACATAATTCTGCAAAATGTGCACATATTTTAATACCTGGTagaacaaattaatttattcaCTTGTTTTGATGTTTACAGTTGAGAGGTAAGACAGAGGTAGCTTATATGTCTAAAGAAACACCTATGACAGTCTACGTCAACACACATGCTGCACTAGAACAGATGAGAGAAAAAGCAGAACTTGAAAACACAAGAGGTCCACGAGTAAGTATAATTACTACTGGATTAATTATTTTACccacaatatttttaaaaaaatttattagatCAATCATATTCTTGAGATTGGTTCAATTGATCTATCTCTATTTGTAGATTTATCAgatttaaaatgtgtttcttgCTCTATCTTTAAAGATTCTTGTGGTTGGTCCAGTTGATGTAGGAAAGTCTACATTGTGCAGGATTCTTGTCAACTATGCAGTTAGACTTGGAAGATCTCCTGTTCTTGCTGATATTGATGTCGGACAggtaaatgttgttgttttttcagacACATTTAAATTTGATCTTACCATTTCAAGGTAATATTACATATACAGATACAAACTATAGCTGTGGCTGTTCACACTTAGGCCTTTTTTGTATTTATGCCATTATCTGTTCCTGTTATCTGTGCTGTAGGCAATGTTCTAatgattttataaaaaataattgtatcttTATAAAAGTAGGTGttgaattataatataaattcattttagtttttaatattacaaaaatgcatttaaaactttaaataaatcttttttttttgtttgtttagggTAACATGGGTCTGCCTGGGACTATTGGTAAGTAGtaagctacaaaaaaaaataaataaataaatattacaataaaaataagtCACCATGTAGTtagtaaaatgtattttaacatttatttcagGAGCTCTAGTAGTTGAGAGGACAGCAGACATAGAAGAAGGTTTCCAACAAACTGCTCCACTTGTATTTCATTATGGTCATAAAAGTGCTAATGACAACCTACAGCTGTATAACTTATTAGTGTCCAGATTGGCTGAAATCATAAACGTCAGATGTGAACAAAGCAAAAAGGGTAGACaatcattttattatattttttaaacacaccTGCATTGACTTAtcaaattttgtaaaattattcaACATTCTTTTATAGTCAGATTTAATCAAAAATATCCTCTTTGATCTGCAGTGAATTGCAGTGGGGTTATAATTAATACAGCAGGCTGGATTCGAGGAGCTGGATACGAAGCACTAAAACAAGCTGCAGGGGCTTTTGAGGGTGAGTGGGCTTATGTAAAATAGATGGCTGCTCAAAACCTATTCTTTTgatgtaattaattatattagcTATCATACTATTTCTTTGTGtcataagaatgtgttcacaacatatTAGATATTTTGTGCTGTTAGTTTTATTCATATTATCAAAGCCAAAAATGGTGAAtggtttgtattatttttaatatacattttacAATAGTCTGTTTgcttttctatatttttttcttagtttaTTTTTAGTCCATCTTTGATAACAAAATGTTTCTGTACTGGTATCTCATTATCAGTTATGTACACACAGCAATATAGTCATACATGATAGTAATGAAAATTAAATAGCataataattgtaaattttattctaagtaatatttaaaatagtaataaaatgtgtaatgaaaaaaagaaatgatttaaatataaaatattaatttgttgtttttttccacttACAATGTTGTGTAGCTAAAATTATTTTGTCATGAAAAGTAAAaactaagtgttttttttttcagtggatGTAATTTGTGTCTTGGATCAGGAACGACTTTACAATCAGCTCAAGAGTGACCTGCCAGATTTTGTCAAGATTGTATTATTGCCCAAGTCAGGTGGAGTAAGTTGAACCAAGAAACTATTACAAGTGTGTTATGAATGGATTATAATTTAAAGACCCTATGTCCTATTTCTTACTTACATTGTCACAACTAACATTGTATTGATAGGTTGTAGAACGATCACAAGCCACAAGAGCGGAATCAAGAGACAATAGAATCAGAGAATATTTCTATGGGTTGAAGAATAATTTTTTCCCACATAGTTTTGATGTGAAATTTAATGATGTTAAGCTCTTCAAAGTTGGAGGTAAAATTAGCTATGTTTTGATTGTCTTGTATTAAATTAACATAAATATAATCTTATAATGAAATCTGTTAACCTCTTGTCAGCGTATTGTTCCAGCACTCTATGCCAGATGCATTGCTGcatatattttgtgtttataaTGTATTGTTCTGTTTAATACACAATTGTAAGAGATATTTTctcaaatataataaagattatatacaTTTAATGCGGGGTTGATAACATATAtgtgcatatttaatttttcaacCATCATTTTTCAGCTCCATCCTTGCCAGAATCCTGCTTACCTCTAGGCATGAAAGTAATAGACAATCAAACCAAACTTGTGCCTTTGCTACCAAGTATGATATAAAACAGTTTGCTTGTATTAAGATTTAAAAGATTAAAACTTCAAATCTTCAAAATTAACAGTACAGACTAAGGTGTCTCAGAACTTTCAAAATAACTTGACTGCTTTCTAGCTACATTTTGTGCTAATTCTTCACTTTAGAAGACCTATGGTAGAGGTTGTGCACTTAGACTAAAAAGCTTGACTTTAATTGAAATCTAATTTAAAGCCTGTGGGTCAGAACAACTTGACATTAAATTGATTAAATGAACACAAGCTAAATTAGAGTGGTTTCAGTTTAAATTGTTTGTACTTTACATCCAAAataagatatatttatttagtagagatatatttaaaagtttatagatatttatataatttaaacttCTGAAAAAAATTGAACTACTGAAAAGCATTACTGTAAACAATTGTCTTATGTGTTCATCCTAGGCAACAATTTGTTACATCATATTCTTAGTGTCAGCGCTGCCACAACAGTTGATCAAGACATTGTGGAGACTAATGTCTTAGGGTTTATTGTTGTGTAAGTATTTTAAGtacgagttgttgttttttacatagAATTTAGGATTTATTGTTTGGTATTTGTGAAATTCTGCTGTCAAATgttataccaaaaaaaaaagtgatattagGTCAAACTTTATGGAAAGATTAActattatatatgtatgtactaTATAATACTGCAAATTCTCATGATTGTCAGTGGTCAGACCAACAGTCCTCTCTGCATAGAACTTTTGTGATTAAGTCTGTTTGATGCTAGTGCTTGGATCTGGGATGCATcatgattattttaaataaatctatgGATTGGACAGACCAATACCACTCTAGATAAACATGGTGCCAATATGTGTGGATAAAGTTAAAAATGTATCAGCCTCATAAATCAacttataattattttgttcattttcaaCTCTAGAAAGTTATGAAGATTTGATTTATTGATACAATATTTCTCTTTTGCAGAACTGGCGTTGATGTGGAAAAAGGTTTGTTTACAGTTCTGTCTCCATCACCAAGACCTCTACCCAAGAACATTCTACTTGTTATGGATATTcaatttatggacattaaataattgtaaaaatgatattgcttttgttttttaatgtcttaACAAATACTAAATGTTGGTGAAAAATGTTAATGACAAGTGTGTGtctatttcaaaattaataagaaaTTTAACAATTCTTTACTTGAGAATTCTTTTACTTGAGTTAACCTTAGTCTGCACAGCAAATATATAGTATAGGGgatgtttcttttctttgataAATCAAATTACCCTTTTAAGTGACCAGCAAATGTTAATGGGTGATCCTAGTTAGGGAATAGAAAATGTTGCCatgtgtttatttttcttttaacttaCCCCCacccaattatattttttttgttacactgTGAATTAAAGTTttagtgctgtttttttttcctttaaattaaaatattttgtttaaaacatgCAACCTGAACAAGTACATACCCTGGGTGGTTTACATGTAACTTACATTCTAAGACATAACAAAAATTCAgttttgtataataataaggcttgtcttcgagtccaaagattaatgaggaatgcagtatttcccatggctacgtAGCCCTGTGAcccacatattttgccacatccagggcagaCATAACCATCGTCCACCAGTGgttgattaagattttcttttcgacgTCTGTCTTGGCtgaggattttcttttggtctaagA is a genomic window containing:
- the LOC106053831 gene encoding polyribonucleotide 5'-hydroxyl-kinase Clp1-like isoform X1; this encodes MSEIPDEGQEFKLQANSELRFEVEAKAMVEIEMIEGQAEMFGTELAKNRKYSFVSGSKIAIFTWHGCVLQLRGKTEVAYMSKETPMTVYVNTHAALEQMREKAELENTRGPRILVVGPVDVGKSTLCRILVNYAVRLGRSPVLADIDVGQGNMGLPGTIGALVVERTADIEEGFQQTAPLVFHYGHKSANDNLQLYNLLVSRLAEIINVRCEQSKKVNCSGVIINTAGWIRGAGYEALKQAAGAFEVDVICVLDQERLYNQLKSDLPDFVKIVLLPKSGGVVERSQATRAESRDNRIREYFYGLKNNFFPHSFDVKFNDVKLFKVGAPSLPESCLPLGMKVIDNQTKLVPLLPSNNLLHHILSVSAATTVDQDIVETNVLGFIVVTGVDVEKGLFTVLSPSPRPLPKNILLVMDIQFMDIK
- the LOC106053831 gene encoding polyribonucleotide 5'-hydroxyl-kinase Clp1-like isoform X2 encodes the protein MIEGQAEMFGTELAKNRKYSFVSGSKIAIFTWHGCVLQLRGKTEVAYMSKETPMTVYVNTHAALEQMREKAELENTRGPRILVVGPVDVGKSTLCRILVNYAVRLGRSPVLADIDVGQGNMGLPGTIGALVVERTADIEEGFQQTAPLVFHYGHKSANDNLQLYNLLVSRLAEIINVRCEQSKKVNCSGVIINTAGWIRGAGYEALKQAAGAFEVDVICVLDQERLYNQLKSDLPDFVKIVLLPKSGGVVERSQATRAESRDNRIREYFYGLKNNFFPHSFDVKFNDVKLFKVGAPSLPESCLPLGMKVIDNQTKLVPLLPSNNLLHHILSVSAATTVDQDIVETNVLGFIVVTGVDVEKGLFTVLSPSPRPLPKNILLVMDIQFMDIK